Proteins from one Mycobacterium sp. EPa45 genomic window:
- a CDS encoding cation:proton antiporter: MPSMLSIAYHFFLQIAVILLTYRLLWPLFRRLAQVQVVAIMVAGFLLGPSVLGWIWPAAQHWLFPAKLTIGAESIVHPNLTVIYVVGQLGLVLYMFLVGSSFQLNILGAHMRQAGATAATGIGVPLILGGVLGWLMVSLGGYFTDKVVHWQGGLFVAAAVAITAFPMLAWIVYDSGLLETRLGTMALSCAAIDDACSWVLLATVVATSKGHASGAILAIGGGLAYLLFMIYVGRPLLARLETWNPPRAHVERTGGLPIAHTSIILLVVLTASWFTDLVGIYSVFGAFVAGAVMPRGELLDAVRERFEPLVAYLLLPAFFIYSGLNTQLNLIFDGPTLLMAGIVLVVSFVAKFGAVGLAARWQGMSWYEAGSMGALANARGLMELILLNIGFEAGLISGKLYTILAVMTIITTFVATPLQRVFERRLARSGSRFGPAGEEPYGEEPAAA, encoded by the coding sequence ATGCCGTCGATGCTGTCGATCGCCTACCACTTCTTCCTGCAGATCGCGGTCATCCTGCTGACCTACCGACTGCTGTGGCCGCTGTTCCGCCGGCTGGCTCAGGTGCAGGTCGTCGCCATCATGGTCGCGGGGTTCCTGCTCGGCCCTTCGGTTTTGGGCTGGATTTGGCCGGCCGCTCAACACTGGCTCTTCCCCGCAAAACTCACGATCGGTGCCGAATCGATCGTGCACCCCAACCTCACGGTCATCTATGTCGTCGGCCAGCTCGGCCTCGTGCTCTACATGTTCCTGGTGGGTTCTTCGTTCCAGTTGAACATCCTCGGCGCCCACATGCGCCAAGCCGGTGCCACCGCGGCCACCGGCATCGGCGTACCCCTGATCCTCGGTGGCGTCTTGGGCTGGCTGATGGTGAGCCTCGGCGGCTACTTCACCGACAAGGTGGTGCATTGGCAGGGCGGTCTTTTCGTGGCGGCAGCGGTCGCCATCACCGCCTTCCCGATGCTGGCCTGGATCGTCTACGACTCCGGGCTGCTCGAGACCCGGCTGGGAACCATGGCGTTGTCCTGTGCCGCTATTGACGACGCATGCTCATGGGTACTGCTGGCAACGGTGGTGGCGACGTCCAAAGGACATGCGTCCGGAGCGATTCTGGCCATCGGAGGAGGGCTGGCCTACCTCCTGTTCATGATCTATGTGGGCCGCCCACTGCTGGCGCGACTGGAGACGTGGAACCCACCCCGCGCCCACGTCGAGCGCACCGGTGGCTTACCGATCGCGCATACGAGCATCATCCTGCTCGTCGTGCTCACCGCAAGCTGGTTCACTGATCTGGTCGGGATCTATTCCGTCTTCGGTGCTTTCGTGGCCGGTGCGGTCATGCCTCGCGGTGAGTTGCTCGATGCGGTCCGCGAGCGGTTCGAGCCATTGGTGGCCTATCTGCTACTGCCCGCATTCTTCATCTACTCCGGACTGAACACTCAGCTGAATTTGATCTTCGACGGACCGACCTTACTCATGGCGGGCATTGTTCTCGTCGTGTCGTTCGTCGCGAAGTTCGGTGCCGTCGGGCTGGCCGCGCGATGGCAGGGGATGAGTTGGTACGAAGCCGGATCGATGGGAGCACTCGCCAATGCCCGCGGCTTGATGGAACTCATCCTGCTCAACATCGGCTTCGAAGCCGGACTCATTTCGGGCAAGCTCTACACGATCCTGGCAGTGATGACGATCATCACCACTTTCGTCGCCACCCCACTGCAGCGAGTGTTCGAACGTCGCCTGGCGAGATCCGGGTCGCGATTCGGGCCCGCGGGGGAGGAGCCCTACGGTGAGGAGCCCGCCGCCGCGTGA
- a CDS encoding ABC transporter permease: protein MAVDSTQRDAAQPRHRGDAPTALPSAVRIGVSRVLPELKMFYRRPEQVVLTFSMPAIICLLLGSIFSAKLPGTQTSTGAVIAASMLAYGILSTSFINLGIGIAADRETGALRRLRGTPATASSYFIGKIMLVAIASLAEAVVLLLLGVLVFQLRLPTDVYSWFTLAWVFVLGIISCSLLGIFVSNFASNAVSAAVMTNGPAVGLQFVSGTYVPLMALPTWMLIVGSIFPVKWMAQGFRSVLLPAQMVVFEPAGSWEHGRIFLVLAAWSIGGLMACLYVFRWSDRG from the coding sequence ATGGCCGTCGATTCCACGCAGCGCGACGCGGCTCAGCCCAGGCACCGCGGCGACGCCCCGACCGCACTGCCCTCGGCGGTGCGCATCGGGGTGTCACGAGTACTTCCCGAGCTCAAGATGTTCTATCGACGCCCTGAGCAAGTCGTGCTGACCTTCTCGATGCCCGCGATCATCTGTCTGCTTCTCGGGTCCATCTTCTCGGCGAAACTGCCTGGCACCCAGACCAGCACCGGTGCGGTGATCGCGGCCAGCATGCTGGCCTACGGCATCCTGTCGACGTCGTTCATCAACCTGGGTATCGGCATCGCAGCCGACCGGGAGACCGGCGCGCTGCGGCGGTTGCGCGGAACCCCGGCGACCGCATCGTCGTACTTCATCGGCAAGATCATGTTGGTCGCGATCGCCAGCCTGGCCGAGGCTGTCGTCCTGCTGCTGTTGGGTGTGCTGGTTTTTCAGCTTCGGCTGCCCACCGACGTGTATTCGTGGTTCACGTTGGCCTGGGTGTTCGTCTTGGGCATCATCAGCTGTTCGCTGTTGGGCATCTTCGTGAGCAATTTCGCCAGCAATGCGGTCTCGGCGGCGGTCATGACCAATGGCCCGGCCGTCGGCCTGCAGTTCGTCTCGGGCACCTACGTGCCACTCATGGCGCTTCCCACCTGGATGCTGATCGTCGGGTCGATCTTCCCGGTCAAGTGGATGGCGCAGGGATTTCGCTCGGTGCTGCTGCCCGCGCAGATGGTCGTCTTCGAGCCGGCGGGCAGCTGGGAGCATGGCCGCATCTTCCTGGTGCTGGCCGCCTGGAGCATCGGCGGACTGATGGCCTGCTTGTATGTTTTTCGATGGTCGGATAGGGGCTGA
- a CDS encoding ABC transporter ATP-binding protein — protein sequence MSRPAVQVRGLSKAYGRVPAVQDLDLDVGYGEIFAILGPNGAGKSTTIEILEGHRKRDAGRVSVLGEDPADAGRDWRARIGIVLQETSDFGVLTVSETVHMFAKCYGEGRSRVPEQLLELVGLAASSGSRVRNLSGGQRRRLDVALGIIAEPELLFLDEPTTGFDPEARRQFWDLIRLLAGDGTTILLTTHYLEEAAALADRVAVIADGRVAAVDTPARLTAHVNTAATVQWMDGDQLRVEHTDHPTELIRRLSADGTELTQLTVSRPTLEDAYLQLIGMA from the coding sequence GTGAGCCGACCGGCGGTGCAGGTGCGCGGATTGTCGAAGGCTTACGGACGGGTGCCGGCCGTACAGGACCTCGACCTCGACGTCGGCTACGGCGAGATCTTCGCGATCCTCGGCCCCAACGGGGCGGGCAAGTCGACAACGATCGAGATTCTCGAAGGCCATCGGAAACGCGACGCCGGGCGAGTGAGCGTCCTCGGCGAAGATCCCGCGGACGCCGGGCGTGATTGGCGCGCCCGGATCGGCATCGTGCTGCAGGAAACCAGCGACTTCGGCGTCCTCACGGTGTCTGAGACCGTGCACATGTTCGCGAAGTGCTACGGCGAGGGGCGGTCCCGAGTACCCGAGCAGCTGCTGGAGCTCGTCGGGTTGGCTGCCAGCTCCGGGTCCCGGGTCAGGAACCTGTCCGGCGGCCAACGGCGGCGGCTCGACGTTGCGCTGGGCATCATCGCCGAGCCAGAGCTTCTCTTCCTCGACGAGCCGACCACGGGATTCGATCCCGAAGCGCGGCGCCAGTTCTGGGACCTCATCAGGCTCCTGGCCGGCGACGGCACCACCATCCTCTTGACAACCCATTACCTGGAGGAGGCTGCAGCTCTGGCGGACCGTGTCGCCGTCATCGCCGACGGACGGGTAGCCGCGGTGGACACGCCCGCACGGCTGACGGCACACGTCAACACCGCTGCGACAGTGCAGTGGATGGACGGCGATCAGTTGCGCGTCGAACACACCGACCACCCGACCGAACTCATCAGGCGGCTGTCCGCGGACGGCACGGAACTGACCCAATTGACCGTCAGCAGGCCAACGCTGGAAGACGCCTATCTGCAACTGATCGGGATGGCGTGA
- a CDS encoding type I polyketide synthase, with the protein MTTLTDPSGRAPLAIVGIGCRLPGEADSAADLWNLLCSETDATRVVPESRWNADRYHDPNPSKVGKIVTRRGGFLSSIDQFDPQFFGMSPREAHSLDPQQRLLLHVAWEALEDGGLPADRLAGSDVGVFIGGFTLDYQLLQNQGRTSRYRFKSHSATGMMMTMLANRISHAFDFRGPSVTVDTACSGSLVAVHLAAQSIWNGECDLALAGGVNIMIGPNTAIAESKSGFLSPHGRSKAFSDSADGYARGEGGAVVIIKPLQQALDDGDDIYAQILGTAVSQDGHTDGITVPRQEAQEAAITTALQRAGVQPNEIGYVEAHGTGTPVGDPIEMRALASALTADRAATDPLLIGSIKTNIGHLEAGAGVAGLIKAALVAKHGYIPANLHLGEPTRHVSLTELKIDIPANGRPFPTAKRRVVGVNSFGFGGTNAHVVLAEPPADTGPVAEDPGPQLPALLPISARSEEALVATAARLAGHLDANPGLSLPDLERTLGQRRAHLNYRSVVIAESIDDARQQLRVLGDGGPISGGRTVGSPPKVAFVCTGMGPQWWKMCRGLMDVFPVFTDSILGTDRELAAYTGWSLVEELRRDEVGSRMGETEVAQPANFAVQIALAEQLAAYGIRPDAVIGHSAGEVAAHHIAGLLTFEQAVEVVYHRSRLQQRTSGQGRMLAVGAHADSLMATIDAEMRAEFGRRLSIAAINSPSAVTVAGDAEVLADLARQLDQHSIFNRYLNGKVPYHTHFMDAIKDDLLDSLDGMSSKDATIPLYSTVTGERLDGYQAGAAYWWQNTRATVLFEPAIQRMVEDGYTHFVELGPHPALASSILETAGQQKVSVSAAQRRDTDDVRSLLNCVGMLHCSGRDVAWDALRSGEGGRLLKLPSYPWQTKRFWNETREATESLFYHPVHPLLGQQVSGLHLTWEAELSAVFNAFLTDHRVQGSVVVPGAVYLEMGMAVANAVYGSDFSVDNVVLHRAVILDDTCDPILRTTLNEDDGTLEFAAFTATADGETKWAITATAELNIRPPAPEPPAAADSSEPIVWIDGEDFYLRTQSIGFDYGDAFRTIRGVTAGEDWAVADITIPASIADEIPGFRFHPALVDGAFQALFGAPFLGQEQNEEPFLPTHIRHCAVYGPPEADMKVHVRVVSVTKERVECDITIMGTAERPLVVIAGFAVQSLSASSRMSPERIDKGLIHVHWRPLDDDVQGPDTAGGEPKSWLVLLDDIGVGASLADEIRSRGHRVHEVRSEDTDTDFSALLAEHDDIDGIVDCWPLNITESCSTDEQQQLGVLPALRLAKALAAQDSAVKTRLYLVTGNAQPAPGTELCGVDQAAIWGLGRVIGHQELPEHWGGLIDVDTADDRAQTATRICEHLLDGEAEDQVAIRGRVTFVPRLRPCDQLTRPFPTKLSRDATYVVTGGAGALGRVVATYLAERGARHITLLSRSVIPSRDRWPSLAENDPHYATVSTIGAIERLGVQITTASVDIADREQVADWLRDHALRGGRPIRGIVHAAGTVNDQLLVNIDEADFAAVMAPKVTGTRVLHDALKDHDLEFFVMFGSAGSTIASPGQGNYAAANAFLDAFAHYRRAQGLPALTIGWGPWSVGMVEELNLEKLYAKRGIELITPAVGALILDRVINQQPPNVVAISADWGRARQAGLGARLPMMFAELGTSEAVTVDGDADGSVLMLLAATPEADRPAVIADQLRQIVATVFDCGIDDFEPDDQLDDIGLDSMMAMEFRVRINMTFSIDLPVLEILRGVSVNSLADRVLTELHFIHGGAAPLTPEVSPSDHTADVDDELDRLMDELSDVELQELLAQLEARSDSDAGEAHS; encoded by the coding sequence GTGACGACGCTCACTGATCCCAGTGGCCGTGCGCCGCTCGCGATCGTCGGCATCGGGTGCCGGCTGCCCGGCGAGGCTGATTCGGCCGCCGACCTGTGGAACCTGCTCTGCAGTGAGACCGACGCCACCCGCGTCGTTCCCGAGTCCCGCTGGAACGCCGACCGCTATCACGATCCCAATCCGTCCAAGGTGGGCAAGATCGTCACCCGGCGGGGCGGATTCCTCAGCAGCATAGACCAATTCGATCCGCAGTTCTTCGGGATGTCTCCCCGCGAGGCGCATTCTCTCGATCCCCAGCAGCGGCTCCTGTTGCACGTGGCCTGGGAGGCACTGGAGGACGGGGGATTGCCCGCAGACCGGCTCGCGGGCAGTGACGTCGGAGTCTTCATCGGCGGGTTCACACTCGACTACCAGCTGCTCCAGAACCAAGGCCGTACCAGTCGCTATCGATTCAAGTCACATTCCGCCACCGGAATGATGATGACAATGCTGGCCAACCGGATCTCGCACGCCTTCGACTTCCGCGGGCCAAGCGTCACCGTCGACACCGCGTGCTCCGGATCGCTCGTCGCCGTACACCTTGCCGCGCAGAGCATTTGGAATGGCGAATGCGATCTCGCGCTCGCCGGCGGGGTGAACATCATGATCGGCCCCAACACGGCCATCGCGGAGTCCAAGAGTGGATTCCTCAGCCCCCACGGACGGTCCAAGGCGTTCAGCGACTCCGCCGACGGTTACGCCCGTGGGGAAGGCGGCGCTGTCGTCATCATCAAACCCCTCCAGCAGGCACTCGACGACGGCGACGACATCTACGCTCAGATCCTCGGAACGGCGGTCTCCCAGGACGGCCACACCGACGGCATCACGGTGCCACGCCAGGAAGCTCAGGAAGCCGCCATCACGACCGCGCTGCAGCGAGCAGGCGTGCAGCCAAACGAGATTGGTTATGTCGAAGCCCACGGCACCGGAACCCCGGTTGGCGACCCGATCGAAATGCGTGCGTTGGCCAGCGCGCTGACCGCCGATCGGGCGGCAACCGACCCGCTGTTGATCGGATCCATCAAGACCAACATCGGTCACCTCGAAGCAGGTGCCGGTGTGGCGGGTCTGATCAAGGCGGCGCTGGTGGCCAAGCATGGCTACATTCCCGCGAATCTGCATCTGGGTGAACCGACCCGGCACGTTTCCCTGACCGAGCTCAAGATCGACATTCCCGCGAACGGGCGGCCATTCCCCACCGCGAAGCGGCGCGTCGTGGGCGTGAACTCGTTCGGTTTCGGCGGCACGAATGCCCATGTGGTGCTGGCCGAACCGCCCGCCGACACCGGTCCCGTGGCCGAGGATCCCGGCCCACAGTTACCAGCTTTATTGCCGATTTCGGCGCGCAGCGAGGAGGCGCTCGTTGCGACGGCTGCTCGGCTCGCCGGACATCTCGACGCGAACCCCGGCCTGTCGCTGCCGGATCTGGAGCGCACACTGGGTCAACGACGCGCGCATTTGAACTACCGCAGCGTCGTCATCGCCGAGAGCATCGACGATGCGCGACAGCAACTTCGAGTCCTCGGCGACGGCGGCCCGATATCGGGCGGACGTACCGTGGGTTCCCCACCCAAGGTCGCGTTCGTCTGCACCGGGATGGGACCGCAGTGGTGGAAGATGTGCCGGGGACTCATGGACGTCTTTCCCGTCTTCACCGACAGCATCCTAGGCACCGACCGCGAACTGGCCGCCTACACCGGGTGGTCGCTCGTCGAGGAACTGCGACGCGACGAAGTCGGCTCCCGTATGGGCGAGACTGAGGTCGCGCAACCGGCGAACTTCGCCGTCCAAATCGCGCTGGCCGAGCAGCTGGCTGCATATGGCATTCGACCGGATGCGGTCATCGGCCACAGCGCCGGTGAAGTTGCCGCCCATCACATCGCCGGGCTGCTCACCTTCGAGCAAGCGGTCGAGGTCGTCTACCACCGCAGCCGACTCCAGCAGCGCACCAGTGGGCAGGGGCGGATGCTCGCCGTCGGCGCACACGCTGATTCTCTGATGGCGACGATCGATGCCGAGATGCGGGCGGAATTCGGCAGGCGGCTCTCGATAGCCGCCATCAATAGCCCGTCGGCGGTCACCGTCGCCGGTGACGCCGAAGTCCTTGCCGACCTAGCCCGCCAGTTGGACCAGCACAGCATCTTCAACCGGTATCTCAACGGAAAGGTGCCCTACCACACGCATTTCATGGACGCTATCAAGGACGATCTGCTCGATTCGCTCGATGGAATGTCGTCTAAGGACGCCACGATCCCGTTGTACTCGACGGTCACCGGTGAGCGGTTGGACGGTTACCAGGCCGGTGCCGCCTACTGGTGGCAGAACACCCGGGCCACGGTGTTGTTCGAACCCGCGATCCAACGGATGGTCGAGGATGGTTACACCCACTTCGTCGAGCTGGGACCGCACCCGGCGCTGGCATCGTCCATCCTGGAAACCGCAGGCCAACAGAAAGTTTCGGTGTCGGCGGCCCAGCGACGCGACACCGACGATGTCCGCTCCCTACTCAATTGCGTTGGGATGCTGCATTGCAGCGGCCGTGACGTGGCGTGGGACGCACTGCGGAGCGGGGAGGGTGGCCGTCTCCTGAAGCTGCCGTCCTACCCGTGGCAGACGAAACGGTTCTGGAATGAGACCCGGGAGGCGACCGAAAGCCTGTTCTACCACCCGGTGCACCCCCTGCTGGGTCAACAGGTCAGTGGACTTCATCTCACCTGGGAGGCGGAACTGAGCGCCGTCTTCAACGCGTTCCTCACCGACCACCGCGTGCAGGGAAGTGTGGTGGTGCCCGGAGCGGTGTACCTGGAGATGGGCATGGCGGTGGCCAATGCTGTTTACGGGTCGGATTTCAGCGTGGACAACGTCGTCCTGCACCGCGCCGTGATCCTCGACGACACCTGTGACCCCATTCTGCGGACCACGCTCAACGAGGACGACGGCACTTTGGAGTTCGCAGCCTTCACGGCAACGGCCGACGGTGAAACAAAGTGGGCCATCACTGCGACGGCCGAACTCAATATCCGCCCGCCTGCGCCCGAACCGCCGGCCGCAGCGGACAGTTCGGAGCCGATCGTCTGGATCGACGGTGAGGACTTCTACCTCCGGACCCAGTCCATCGGATTCGATTATGGTGACGCGTTCCGAACCATCCGCGGCGTCACAGCGGGTGAGGACTGGGCCGTCGCCGACATCACGATCCCCGCGTCGATCGCCGACGAGATACCGGGGTTCCGCTTCCATCCGGCCCTCGTCGACGGAGCATTCCAGGCGCTATTCGGCGCACCGTTTTTGGGTCAGGAGCAGAACGAGGAACCGTTCCTGCCGACCCACATACGCCACTGTGCCGTCTACGGTCCACCCGAAGCGGACATGAAGGTTCACGTTCGTGTGGTGTCGGTGACCAAGGAGCGGGTCGAATGCGACATCACCATCATGGGCACGGCCGAGAGACCGCTCGTCGTCATCGCCGGCTTCGCGGTTCAGTCGCTGAGCGCGTCGTCGCGCATGTCGCCCGAACGTATTGACAAGGGGCTCATTCACGTTCACTGGCGCCCGCTCGACGACGATGTACAAGGTCCGGACACTGCAGGCGGTGAGCCGAAATCGTGGCTGGTTCTCCTCGATGACATCGGTGTGGGTGCTTCGCTCGCCGACGAGATCCGCAGCCGCGGCCATCGCGTTCACGAGGTTCGCTCTGAGGACACCGATACCGACTTCAGTGCATTGCTCGCCGAGCACGACGATATCGACGGGATCGTGGACTGCTGGCCGCTGAACATCACCGAATCCTGCTCCACCGACGAACAACAACAGCTCGGCGTGCTCCCAGCCCTTCGACTGGCCAAAGCGCTCGCCGCACAAGACTCCGCCGTGAAGACCCGCCTCTACCTGGTCACCGGAAATGCGCAACCCGCACCGGGAACCGAACTGTGCGGAGTCGACCAGGCCGCCATCTGGGGCCTCGGCCGCGTCATCGGCCATCAAGAGCTGCCGGAGCACTGGGGTGGGCTGATCGACGTCGACACCGCTGACGACCGCGCCCAAACCGCCACGCGGATTTGCGAACACCTCCTCGACGGGGAGGCCGAAGACCAGGTCGCGATCCGCGGCCGGGTGACGTTCGTGCCCCGTCTGCGACCGTGCGATCAGCTGACCCGACCATTCCCCACCAAGCTCAGCCGCGACGCGACTTACGTCGTCACCGGCGGTGCCGGAGCGCTGGGCCGGGTGGTCGCCACCTACCTCGCCGAGCGTGGAGCGCGGCACATCACACTGCTGAGCCGCAGCGTCATCCCATCCCGAGACCGCTGGCCCAGCCTCGCCGAAAACGATCCCCACTACGCGACTGTCAGCACCATCGGCGCGATCGAACGGCTCGGCGTCCAGATCACCACGGCCAGCGTAGACATCGCCGACCGCGAGCAGGTGGCCGATTGGCTGCGGGACCACGCCCTCCGTGGCGGCAGGCCGATACGCGGGATCGTCCACGCCGCGGGAACAGTCAATGACCAACTGCTGGTCAACATCGACGAAGCCGACTTCGCGGCGGTGATGGCACCCAAGGTCACCGGTACCCGGGTACTGCACGACGCCCTCAAAGACCACGACCTGGAATTCTTCGTGATGTTCGGCTCCGCCGGATCGACCATCGCCTCACCGGGGCAGGGCAATTACGCGGCCGCGAACGCCTTCCTCGACGCGTTCGCGCACTATCGCCGAGCGCAGGGTCTGCCGGCGCTCACCATCGGCTGGGGACCGTGGTCGGTGGGAATGGTAGAGGAGCTCAACCTCGAAAAGCTTTATGCCAAGCGCGGAATCGAGCTCATCACGCCCGCCGTCGGCGCGCTGATCCTCGATCGGGTGATCAATCAACAGCCGCCGAACGTCGTCGCCATCAGCGCCGACTGGGGCCGGGCGCGCCAAGCCGGTCTCGGCGCCCGGTTACCGATGATGTTCGCCGAACTCGGCACGTCCGAGGCGGTCACCGTGGACGGCGATGCGGACGGCTCGGTTCTCATGCTGCTCGCGGCGACTCCCGAGGCTGACCGGCCAGCCGTCATCGCCGATCAGTTGCGGCAGATCGTGGCTACCGTCTTCGACTGCGGCATTGATGATTTCGAGCCGGACGATCAGCTCGACGACATCGGCTTGGACTCCATGATGGCGATGGAATTCCGGGTGCGAATCAACATGACCTTCTCGATCGACCTACCCGTCCTCGAGATACTCCGAGGCGTCAGCGTCAACTCATTGGCCGACCGGGTGCTCACCGAGCTGCATTTCATCCACGGCGGCGCGGCTCCGTTGACGCCAGAAGTATCGCCGTCCGATCACACCGCGGATGTCGACGACGAGCTGGACCGACTCATGGATGAACTGTCCGATGTTGAATTGCAGGAGCTGCTCGCGCAACTGGAGGCCCGCTCGGATTCGGATGCGGGAGAGGCTCACTCGTGA
- a CDS encoding NAD(P)/FAD-dependent oxidoreductase — MSRPDESPADHDVTIVGGGAAALTLALELRRERPATRVQVIDPNVHPVSEITHTVGESTVEVSAHYLRDRLGLGDHLSTAQIRKMGLRMFFSVGRNTDITQRMELGSSSFVPQVTYQIDRGRLENELSRRCVAQGVEITRGRVRSVQVTDGNSPHTISVQDGQAVTETTARWVVDASGRNRLLPRHLGIRQANEHHCNAVWFRVATEIDVGRWSDDPDWQGRLVEGDRALSTNHLMGEGYWVWLIRLASGATSVGIVADPAYHPFDSLNTLAKATAWLRDHEPQCAAVLAEHAEQIQDFRVMKKYSHGAAKVYDGGARWCLTGDAGIFLDPLYSSGLDLVAIGNGLITDMIVRELNGEDVLARAQISDTLFRSLTEMWLAVYQDQYSLMGVPNVMSAKIIWDVAFYWGFIGLLYMNGRFVSLADDPGFVPHLDGVIALSNRVQRFFREWAAIETTTPTVPFVDLYAPLNFMVSLHTAMMHPSEDFNEQFDSNARLLKRLAGQLVETVLAEKSTMFGDDEVMRQVQEWQRDPLLHELRSAYRREQGSDPISSDWIVTTSPALQSS; from the coding sequence ATGTCGCGCCCGGATGAGTCGCCTGCCGACCACGATGTCACCATCGTCGGAGGCGGGGCAGCCGCGCTGACCTTGGCGTTGGAACTTCGCCGGGAGCGGCCCGCCACCCGAGTGCAGGTGATCGACCCGAACGTCCACCCGGTGTCGGAGATCACCCACACGGTGGGCGAGTCGACCGTCGAGGTGTCGGCACACTATCTCCGCGATCGGCTGGGGCTGGGCGATCACTTGAGCACCGCGCAGATTCGCAAGATGGGTTTGCGGATGTTCTTCTCCGTGGGCCGCAACACCGACATCACACAACGGATGGAGCTCGGCAGCTCATCCTTCGTTCCGCAGGTGACCTACCAGATCGACCGCGGGAGACTGGAGAACGAGCTCAGCCGGCGCTGCGTTGCGCAGGGCGTCGAGATCACGCGAGGCCGGGTGCGATCGGTGCAGGTGACGGACGGAAACAGTCCCCACACGATTTCGGTCCAGGATGGTCAAGCGGTCACCGAGACCACGGCGCGGTGGGTGGTCGACGCTTCGGGGCGAAATCGGTTGCTACCCCGGCACTTGGGTATCAGGCAAGCCAACGAACACCATTGCAACGCCGTGTGGTTCCGTGTCGCGACAGAGATCGACGTCGGCCGCTGGAGCGACGACCCGGACTGGCAGGGCAGGCTGGTAGAGGGCGATCGTGCACTTTCCACCAATCACCTGATGGGCGAAGGCTATTGGGTCTGGCTGATTCGGCTGGCATCTGGGGCCACCAGCGTCGGTATCGTTGCCGACCCGGCCTATCACCCTTTCGACTCGCTCAACACCCTTGCCAAGGCCACCGCGTGGCTGCGGGATCACGAGCCGCAGTGTGCCGCGGTCCTGGCCGAGCACGCCGAGCAAATCCAGGACTTTCGCGTCATGAAGAAATACAGCCACGGCGCGGCGAAGGTGTATGACGGCGGTGCCCGCTGGTGTCTGACGGGTGATGCGGGAATCTTCCTCGATCCGCTGTACTCCTCGGGCCTGGATCTCGTCGCGATCGGCAACGGCTTGATCACCGACATGATCGTCCGGGAACTCAACGGCGAGGATGTCCTAGCGCGGGCGCAGATCAGCGACACGCTGTTTCGCTCACTCACCGAAATGTGGCTCGCGGTCTACCAGGACCAGTACTCACTGATGGGCGTGCCGAACGTGATGTCGGCCAAGATCATCTGGGACGTCGCGTTTTATTGGGGCTTCATCGGGCTGCTCTACATGAACGGGCGCTTCGTGAGCCTGGCGGACGATCCCGGTTTCGTCCCGCATCTCGACGGCGTCATCGCATTGAGTAACCGTGTCCAGAGATTCTTCCGTGAATGGGCCGCCATCGAAACCACAACCCCCACTGTGCCGTTCGTCGACCTCTACGCGCCGTTGAACTTCATGGTCTCACTGCACACCGCGATGATGCATCCGAGCGAGGACTTCAACGAACAGTTCGACAGCAACGCGCGCTTGCTGAAGCGGTTAGCCGGGCAGCTGGTCGAGACGGTGCTTGCCGAAAAGTCGACGATGTTCGGCGACGACGAGGTGATGCGGCAGGTCCAGGAATGGCAGCGCGATCCGCTGCTGCACGAGCTGCGGTCGGCCTACCGACGGGAGCAGGGCAGCGACCCGATAAGCAGTGACTGGATCGTCACGACGTCACCTGCTCTGCAGTCGAGTTGA